A stretch of DNA from Marinitoga sp. 38H-ov:
TTTTATAAATTTTGGTGCTAATTATATAAGTTTTCCAAATGGCATGACATTGTATCAATTTAAGGATAATTACAATTTTGGCATTTTAATTACTTTGAATGACTTATTTAATAATTGAATTGTTTAAATAGGAGGAATAAAATGAGAGAAAAAAATGAAAAAATTTTTGGACCTGAAGATTTAAAAGATTTAACTCCGGAAAAAGTTATAGAATTATATGATTTGGAATATAAAGTTGATAAAAAAGAATTTAAAAAAAAGAGCGTAAATAAATTTCAACATTATTATGTTGAAAATCCAGAAAGCGAATTGACAGTAAAGGCTTTGACGTTGACATTAAAAAATGGCCATACTTATATTTTTAAAGCTCCATCAGGAGTTTATGGAAAAAAAGAAATAGATAAGGCAACGATGGTGTTGTTGGAAAATATTGAAATTGAAGGGAAAAAAATTCTTGATATAGGTTGTGGCTATGGTGTTATTGGTATTACATTAAAAAAAGAATATCCTAATATTGATATTTATATGAGTGATATAAATAAAAGAGCAGTAGAATTTACTAAAATTAATGCGAAAGATAATAACATTTTTGCAGATATCAGACAAGGTTATTTATTCGAACCATGGGAAAATGAAGAATTTGACCAAATAGTGTCCAATCCACCAATTGTCGCTGGAAAGAAGGTTTGGATGGAGTTAATTGAAAAATCTTTTAACCATTTAAAAGTTGGTGGTACATTACAATTAGTTGCGTTTCATAATAAAGGTGGAAGTAGAATAAAAAATTATATGAAAGAAATTTTTGGAAATGTTGGTGAAGTTGTTAAAAAAGGTGGAATTAGATTATATAAGTCGGTGAAAGTATAATGCTAATTGCTAAAAATATCTTTTTTAATTTTAAAGAAAAGCAAATATTCGAGAATTTAAATATAGAGATAGCCGATAACATTCCTGTTGGTTTAGTTGGATCAAATGGTAGTGGTAAATCTACCTTATTAAGGATATTATCAGGAATCTTGATGTCTGATAAAGGAGATATTTATTTATATAACAACAAAATTGATTTTCATAATAATGAGTCATTATTATATTTAAAGAAACATGTAGGATATATTTTTCAAAATCCCGAAAATCAAATTGTAGGAGTTACTGTAGAAGAAGATATTGCCTTTGGATTAGAAAATTTAGGATTAGATAAATCTGAAATGAAAAAAAGAATTTC
This window harbors:
- a CDS encoding methyltransferase, whose translation is MREKNEKIFGPEDLKDLTPEKVIELYDLEYKVDKKEFKKKSVNKFQHYYVENPESELTVKALTLTLKNGHTYIFKAPSGVYGKKEIDKATMVLLENIEIEGKKILDIGCGYGVIGITLKKEYPNIDIYMSDINKRAVEFTKINAKDNNIFADIRQGYLFEPWENEEFDQIVSNPPIVAGKKVWMELIEKSFNHLKVGGTLQLVAFHNKGGSRIKNYMKEIFGNVGEVVKKGGIRLYKSVKV